A region of the Emcibacteraceae bacterium genome:
CTTCAACTTTGACCATATGGTGAACCTTGCGGATCATCCCGCGCACTGCCGGAGTATCCTCTAGCTCGCGTGTCCGGTGCATTTTATTTAAACCAAGACCAATGAGCGTTGCTCTCTGATCTTCTGTGCGACGGATCGGGCTACCGATTTGAGTCACTTTTATTGTTTTCTTCGCCATCTAATTTACTCCGTTGCTTCGGCAGCATCAGCTTTACGGTCACCACGACGGGCAACAATATCACTTACTTTTTTACTGCGACGAGAGGCCACCATACGTGGTGACACCTGATTAGTCAGTGCATTAAATGTTCCGCGAACCATGTTATAAGGGTTTGACGTTCCAAGTGATTTAGTCACAACGTCATGGACGCCAAGTGCTTCGAACACAGCACGCATCGGACCACCTGCGATGATTCCGGTACCTGGCTGTGCTGAGCGGATAACCACCCGGCCTGCTCCATGGCGACCTTCAACATCATGATGAAGCGTACGTCCTTCACGAAGCGGAACACGAATCATGTTCTTTTTAGCGGCTTCCGTTGCTTTACGGATCGCTTCCGGAACTTCACGTGCCTTACCCTTACCAAAACCAACACGGCCTTTCTGATC
Encoded here:
- the rpsE gene encoding 30S ribosomal protein S5, giving the protein MARAEREPRQESELTEKLVHINRVAKVVKGGRRFGFAALVVVGDQKGRVGFGKGKAREVPEAIRKATEAAKKNMIRVPLREGRTLHHDVEGRHGAGRVVIRSAQPGTGIIAGGPMRAVFEALGVHDVVTKSLGTSNPYNMVRGTFNALTNQVSPRMVASRRSKKVSDIVARRGDRKADAAEATE
- the rpmD gene encoding 50S ribosomal protein L30 is translated as MAKKTIKVTQIGSPIRRTEDQRATLIGLGLNKMHRTRELEDTPAVRGMIRKVHHMVKVEGE